A stretch of Mastomys coucha isolate ucsf_1 unplaced genomic scaffold, UCSF_Mcou_1 pScaffold1, whole genome shotgun sequence DNA encodes these proteins:
- the Igsf9 gene encoding protein turtle homolog A isoform X2, giving the protein MIWCLRLTILSLIISQGADGRRKPEVVSVVGRAGESAVLGCDLLPPAGRPPLHVIEWLRFGFLLPIFIQFGLYSPRIDPDYVAPPQFQETPPLVLEVKELEAVTLRCVARGSPQPYVTWKFRGRDLGKGQDQVQVQNGTLWIRRVERGSAGDYTCQASSTEGSVTHVTQLLVLGPPVIVVPPNNSTVNVSQDVSLACRAEAYPANLTYSWFQNGINVFHISRLQSRVRILVDGSLWLQATQPDDAGHYTCVPSNGFLQSPSASAYLTVLYPAQVTVMPPETPLPIGMRGVIRCPVRADPPLLFVTWTKDGQALQLDKFPGWSLGPEGSLVIALGNEDAVGEYSCTPYNSLGTAGPSPVTQVLLKAPPAFIDQPKEEYFQEVGRELLIPCSARGDPPPIVSWAKVGRGLQGQAQVDSNNSLVLRPLTKEAHGRWECSASNAVAHVTTSTNVYVLGTSPHVVTHVSVVPLPKGANVSWEPGFDGGYLQRFSVWYTPLAKRPDRAHHDWVSLAVPMGATHLLVPGLQAHTQYQFSVLAQNKLGSGPFSEIVLSIPEGIPTTMAAPGLPPTEIPPPLSPPRGLVAVRTPRGVLLHWDPPELIPKRLDGYILEGRQGSRGWEILDQGVAGTEIQLLVPGLIKDVLYEFRLVAFADSYVSDPSNVANISTSGLEVYPSRTQLPGLLPQPVLAGVVGGVCFLGVAVLVSILAACLMNRRRAARRHRKRLRQDPPLIFSPRGKSGPHSVPGSGSPDSVTKFKLQGSPVPSLRQSLLWGEPARPPSPHPDSPLGRGPLPLEPICRGPDGRFVMGPTAAPPQEKLCLERSEPRTSAKRLAQSFDCSSSSPSGVPQPLCITDISPVGQPLAALPSPPPGPGPLLQYLSLPFFREMNVDGDWPPLEEPTPAPPPDFMDGQPCPTSSFLPPPDSPPAKLRTALPGTLMGVGVSSEPPYTALTDWTLRERVLPGLLSAAPRGSLTSQSSGRGSASFLRPPSTAPSAGGSYLSPAPGDTSSWASGPERWPRREHVLTVSKRRNTSVDENYEWDSEFPGDMELLETWHPGLASSRPHPELELELGVKTPEESCLLNTTHAPGPEARCAALREEFLAFRRRRDATRARLPAYQQSISYPEQATLL; this is encoded by the exons CGCCCCCTCAGTTCCAGGAGACGCCTCCCTTAGTACTGGAAGTGAAGGAACTGGAGGCTGTTACCTTGCGCTGTGTGGCCCGTGGCAGCCCTCAGCCTTATGTGACTTGGAAATTCCGAGGACGAGACCTTGGCAAGGGCCAGGATCAGGTGCAA GTGCAGAATGGAACACTGTGGATCCGGCGGGTGGAGCGAGGCAGCGCCGGAGACTACACCTGCCAAGCCTCCAGCACCGAGGGCAGCGTTACCCACGTCACCCAGCTGCTGGTGCTAG GCCCCCCCGTCATTGTGGTGCCCCCCAACAACAGTACAGTCAATGTCTCTCAGGATGTTTCCTTGGCCTGCCGGGCTGAGGCATACCCTGCCAACCTTACCTACAGCTGGTTCCAGAATGGCATCAATGTCTTCCACATTAG CCGCTTACAGTCTCGGGTGCGGATCCTGGTAGATGGAAGCCTGTGGCTACAGGCCACTCAGCCTGATGACGCTGGCCACTATACCTGTGTGCCCAGCAACGGCTTTCTCCAATCACCTTCAGCTTCTGCCTATCTCACTGTGCTCT ACCCAGCCCAGGTGACAGTCATGCCTCCTGAGACACCCCTCCCCATTGGCATGCGTGGGGTGATCCGGTGTCCCGTTCGTGCTGATCCTCCGCTACTGTTTGTCACCTGGACCAAAGACGGACAGGCCTTGCAGCTGGACAAG TTCCCTGGCTGGTCCCTGGGCCCAGAAGGCTCCCTCGTCATTGCCCTGGGAAATGAAGATGCTGTGGGAGAATACTCTTGCACCCCCTACAACAGTCTTGGTACGGCTGGACCCTCCCCTGTGACCCAGGTGCTGCTCAAG GCTCCCCCGGCTTTTATAGACCAGCCTAAGGAAGAATATTTCCAAGAAGTAGGGCGGGAGCTACTCATTCCGTGCTCCGCCCGGGGAGACCCTCCTCCTATTGTCTCTTGGGCCAAG GTGGGAAGGGGGCTGCAGGGCCAGGCCCAGGTGGACAGCAACAACAGCCTCGTCCTTCGACCCCTGACCAAGGAGGCCCACGGACGATGGGAATGCAGCGCCAGCAATGCTGTAGCCCATGTGACTACTTCTACCAATGTATATGTGCTAG GCACCAGCCCCCATGTCGTCACCCATGTGTCTGTGGTGCCTTTGCCCAAGGGTGCCAATGTCTCTTGGGAGCCTGGCTTTGATGGTGGCTATCTGCAGAGATTCAGTGTCTGGTATACCCCGCT AGCCAAGCGTCCTGACCGAGCCCACCATGACTGGGTATCTCTGGCTGTGCCTATGGGGGCTACGCACCTCTTAGTGCCCGGGCTACAGGCTCACACACAGTATCAGTTCAGTGTCCTTGCTCAGAACAAACTGGGCAGTGGGCCTTTCAGTGAGATTGTCCTGTCTATACCAGAAG GGATTCCTACCACGATGGCTGCCCCCGGGCTTCCTCCAACAGAGATACCACCTCCCCTGTCCCCTCCTAGAGGTTTGGTGGCAGTGAGGACACCCCGGGGGGTACTTCTGCATTGGGATCCCCCAGAACTCATCCCTAAGAGACTGGATGGCTACATCCTAGAGGGACGGCAAGGCTCCCGGGGTTGGGAGATCCTGGACCAAGGTGTGGCGGGCACGGAAATCCAGCTGCTGGTGCCTGGTCTCATCAAG GACGTACTCTATGAATTTCGCCTCGTGGCCTTTGCTGATAGCTACGTCAGTGATCCCAGCAACGTAGCCAACATCTCCACTTCCG GCCTGGAGGTATACCCCTCCCGCACACAGCTACCAGGTCTCTTGCCCCAGCCTGTATTGGCTGGCGTTGTGGGTGGAGTCTGCTTCTTGGGCGTGGCAGTCCTTGTGAGCATCCTGGCCGCCTGCCTGATGAATCGGCGCAGGGCTGCCCGACGCCACAGAAAACGTCTGCGCCAGG ATCCACCTCTGATCTTTTCTCCACGTGGGAAGTCAGGCCCACA CTCTGTTCCTGGCTCTGGCAGCCCTGACAGCGTGACCAAGTTCAAGCTCCAAGGCTCCCCAGTCCCCAGCCTACGCCAGAGTCTGCTCTGGGGGGAGCCTGCCCGACCGCCTAGCCCTCACCCGGATTCTCCACTTGGCCGGGGACCTTTACCATTAGAGCCCATTTGCAGGGGCCCAGATGGGCGCTTTGTGATGGGACCCACTGCGGCCCCCCCACAAGAAAAGTTATGTCTGGAGCGCTCAGAACCTCGGACCTCAGCTAAACGCTTGGCCCAGTCCTTTGACTGTAGCAGTAGCAGCCCCAGTGGGGTCCCACAGCCCCTCTGCATTACAGACATCAGCCCCGTGGGGCAGCCTCTTGCAGCCCTGCCTAGCCCCCCACCAGGTCCGGGACCCCTGCTCCAATACCTGAGCCTACCCTTCTTCCGAGAGATGAATGTGGATGGGGACTGGCCACCTCTTGAGGAGCCCACACCTGCCCCGCCTCCAGATTTCATGGATGGTCAGCCCTGCCCCACTTCATCTTTCCTTCCACCACCTGACTCACCTCCAGCAAAACTCAGGACAGCGCTTCCTGGGACACTGATGGGGGTCGGGGTCTCCTCAGAACCCCCTTACACAGCTTTGACTGACTGGACGCTGAGGGAGCGGGTATTGCCAGGCCTTCTCTCTGCTGCCCCTCGTGGCAGCCTCACTAGCCAGAGCAGTGGGAGGGGCAGTGCTTCCTTCCTGCGCCCTCCCTCCACAGCCCCTTCGGCAGGGGGAAGCTACCTCagtccagctccaggagacaCAAGCAGCTGGGCCAGTGGCCCTGAAAGGTGGCCCCGAAGGGAGCATGTGTTGACAGTCAGCAAAAG GAGGAACACCTCTGTGGATGAGAACTATGAATGGGACTCGGAATTTCCGGGGGACATGGAGCTGCTGGAGACCTGGCACCCGGGCTTGGCCAGTTCTCGGCCCCATCCTGAACTTGAGCTAGAGTTAG GTGTCAAGACTCCAGAGGAGAGCTGTCTCCTGAATACAACCCACGCTCCTGGCCCCGAGGCCCGCTGTGCTGCCCTTCGGGAAGAATTCCTAGCTTTCCGCCGACGCAGGGATGCTACCAGGGCCCGTCTTCCAGCCTATCAGCAGTCCATCTCTTACCCTGAACAGGCTACTTTGCTATGA
- the Igsf9 gene encoding protein turtle homolog A isoform X3, with protein sequence MIWCLRLTILSLIISQGADGRVRLQTGASLQIEGLRVEDQGWYECRVLFLDQHSPEQDFANGSWVHLTVNSPPQFQETPPLVLEVKELEAVTLRCVARGSPQPYVTWKFRGRDLGKGQDQVQVQNGTLWIRRVERGSAGDYTCQASSTEGSVTHVTQLLVLGPPVIVVPPNNSTVNVSQDVSLACRAEAYPANLTYSWFQNGINVFHISRLQSRVRILVDGSLWLQATQPDDAGHYTCVPSNGFLQSPSASAYLTVLYPAQVTVMPPETPLPIGMRGVIRCPVRADPPLLFVTWTKDGQALQLDKFPGWSLGPEGSLVIALGNEDAVGEYSCTPYNSLGTAGPSPVTQVLLKAPPAFIDQPKEEYFQEVGRELLIPCSARGDPPPIVSWAKVGRGLQGQAQVDSNNSLVLRPLTKEAHGRWECSASNAVAHVTTSTNVYVLGTSPHVVTHVSVVPLPKGANVSWEPGFDGGYLQRFSVWYTPLAKRPDRAHHDWVSLAVPMGATHLLVPGLQAHTQYQFSVLAQNKLGSGPFSEIVLSIPEGIPTTMAAPGLPPTEIPPPLSPPRGLVAVRTPRGVLLHWDPPELIPKRLDGYILEGRQGSRGWEILDQGVAGTEIQLLVPGLIKDVLYEFRLVAFADSYVSDPSNVANISTSGLEVYPSRTQLPGLLPQPVLAGVVGGVCFLGVAVLVSILAACLMNRRRAARRHRKRLRQDPPLIFSPRGKSGPHSVPGSGSPDSVTKFKLQGSPVPSLRQSLLWGEPARPPSPHPDSPLGRGPLPLEPICRGPDGRFVMGPTAAPPQEKLCLERSEPRTSAKRLAQSFDCSSSSPSGVPQPLCITDISPVGQPLAALPSPPPGPGPLLQYLSLPFFREMNVDGDWPPLEEPTPAPPPDFMDGQPCPTSSFLPPPDSPPAKLRTALPGTLMGVGVSSEPPYTALTDWTLRERVLPGLLSAAPRGSLTSQSSGRGSASFLRPPSTAPSAGGSYLSPAPGDTSSWASGPERWPRREHVLTVSKRRNTSVDENYEWDSEFPGDMELLETWHPGLASSRPHPELELELGVKTPEESCLLNTTHAPGPEARCAALREEFLAFRRRRDATRARLPAYQQSISYPEQATLL encoded by the exons CGCCCCCTCAGTTCCAGGAGACGCCTCCCTTAGTACTGGAAGTGAAGGAACTGGAGGCTGTTACCTTGCGCTGTGTGGCCCGTGGCAGCCCTCAGCCTTATGTGACTTGGAAATTCCGAGGACGAGACCTTGGCAAGGGCCAGGATCAGGTGCAA GTGCAGAATGGAACACTGTGGATCCGGCGGGTGGAGCGAGGCAGCGCCGGAGACTACACCTGCCAAGCCTCCAGCACCGAGGGCAGCGTTACCCACGTCACCCAGCTGCTGGTGCTAG GCCCCCCCGTCATTGTGGTGCCCCCCAACAACAGTACAGTCAATGTCTCTCAGGATGTTTCCTTGGCCTGCCGGGCTGAGGCATACCCTGCCAACCTTACCTACAGCTGGTTCCAGAATGGCATCAATGTCTTCCACATTAG CCGCTTACAGTCTCGGGTGCGGATCCTGGTAGATGGAAGCCTGTGGCTACAGGCCACTCAGCCTGATGACGCTGGCCACTATACCTGTGTGCCCAGCAACGGCTTTCTCCAATCACCTTCAGCTTCTGCCTATCTCACTGTGCTCT ACCCAGCCCAGGTGACAGTCATGCCTCCTGAGACACCCCTCCCCATTGGCATGCGTGGGGTGATCCGGTGTCCCGTTCGTGCTGATCCTCCGCTACTGTTTGTCACCTGGACCAAAGACGGACAGGCCTTGCAGCTGGACAAG TTCCCTGGCTGGTCCCTGGGCCCAGAAGGCTCCCTCGTCATTGCCCTGGGAAATGAAGATGCTGTGGGAGAATACTCTTGCACCCCCTACAACAGTCTTGGTACGGCTGGACCCTCCCCTGTGACCCAGGTGCTGCTCAAG GCTCCCCCGGCTTTTATAGACCAGCCTAAGGAAGAATATTTCCAAGAAGTAGGGCGGGAGCTACTCATTCCGTGCTCCGCCCGGGGAGACCCTCCTCCTATTGTCTCTTGGGCCAAG GTGGGAAGGGGGCTGCAGGGCCAGGCCCAGGTGGACAGCAACAACAGCCTCGTCCTTCGACCCCTGACCAAGGAGGCCCACGGACGATGGGAATGCAGCGCCAGCAATGCTGTAGCCCATGTGACTACTTCTACCAATGTATATGTGCTAG GCACCAGCCCCCATGTCGTCACCCATGTGTCTGTGGTGCCTTTGCCCAAGGGTGCCAATGTCTCTTGGGAGCCTGGCTTTGATGGTGGCTATCTGCAGAGATTCAGTGTCTGGTATACCCCGCT AGCCAAGCGTCCTGACCGAGCCCACCATGACTGGGTATCTCTGGCTGTGCCTATGGGGGCTACGCACCTCTTAGTGCCCGGGCTACAGGCTCACACACAGTATCAGTTCAGTGTCCTTGCTCAGAACAAACTGGGCAGTGGGCCTTTCAGTGAGATTGTCCTGTCTATACCAGAAG GGATTCCTACCACGATGGCTGCCCCCGGGCTTCCTCCAACAGAGATACCACCTCCCCTGTCCCCTCCTAGAGGTTTGGTGGCAGTGAGGACACCCCGGGGGGTACTTCTGCATTGGGATCCCCCAGAACTCATCCCTAAGAGACTGGATGGCTACATCCTAGAGGGACGGCAAGGCTCCCGGGGTTGGGAGATCCTGGACCAAGGTGTGGCGGGCACGGAAATCCAGCTGCTGGTGCCTGGTCTCATCAAG GACGTACTCTATGAATTTCGCCTCGTGGCCTTTGCTGATAGCTACGTCAGTGATCCCAGCAACGTAGCCAACATCTCCACTTCCG GCCTGGAGGTATACCCCTCCCGCACACAGCTACCAGGTCTCTTGCCCCAGCCTGTATTGGCTGGCGTTGTGGGTGGAGTCTGCTTCTTGGGCGTGGCAGTCCTTGTGAGCATCCTGGCCGCCTGCCTGATGAATCGGCGCAGGGCTGCCCGACGCCACAGAAAACGTCTGCGCCAGG ATCCACCTCTGATCTTTTCTCCACGTGGGAAGTCAGGCCCACA CTCTGTTCCTGGCTCTGGCAGCCCTGACAGCGTGACCAAGTTCAAGCTCCAAGGCTCCCCAGTCCCCAGCCTACGCCAGAGTCTGCTCTGGGGGGAGCCTGCCCGACCGCCTAGCCCTCACCCGGATTCTCCACTTGGCCGGGGACCTTTACCATTAGAGCCCATTTGCAGGGGCCCAGATGGGCGCTTTGTGATGGGACCCACTGCGGCCCCCCCACAAGAAAAGTTATGTCTGGAGCGCTCAGAACCTCGGACCTCAGCTAAACGCTTGGCCCAGTCCTTTGACTGTAGCAGTAGCAGCCCCAGTGGGGTCCCACAGCCCCTCTGCATTACAGACATCAGCCCCGTGGGGCAGCCTCTTGCAGCCCTGCCTAGCCCCCCACCAGGTCCGGGACCCCTGCTCCAATACCTGAGCCTACCCTTCTTCCGAGAGATGAATGTGGATGGGGACTGGCCACCTCTTGAGGAGCCCACACCTGCCCCGCCTCCAGATTTCATGGATGGTCAGCCCTGCCCCACTTCATCTTTCCTTCCACCACCTGACTCACCTCCAGCAAAACTCAGGACAGCGCTTCCTGGGACACTGATGGGGGTCGGGGTCTCCTCAGAACCCCCTTACACAGCTTTGACTGACTGGACGCTGAGGGAGCGGGTATTGCCAGGCCTTCTCTCTGCTGCCCCTCGTGGCAGCCTCACTAGCCAGAGCAGTGGGAGGGGCAGTGCTTCCTTCCTGCGCCCTCCCTCCACAGCCCCTTCGGCAGGGGGAAGCTACCTCagtccagctccaggagacaCAAGCAGCTGGGCCAGTGGCCCTGAAAGGTGGCCCCGAAGGGAGCATGTGTTGACAGTCAGCAAAAG GAGGAACACCTCTGTGGATGAGAACTATGAATGGGACTCGGAATTTCCGGGGGACATGGAGCTGCTGGAGACCTGGCACCCGGGCTTGGCCAGTTCTCGGCCCCATCCTGAACTTGAGCTAGAGTTAG GTGTCAAGACTCCAGAGGAGAGCTGTCTCCTGAATACAACCCACGCTCCTGGCCCCGAGGCCCGCTGTGCTGCCCTTCGGGAAGAATTCCTAGCTTTCCGCCGACGCAGGGATGCTACCAGGGCCCGTCTTCCAGCCTATCAGCAGTCCATCTCTTACCCTGAACAGGCTACTTTGCTATGA
- the Igsf9 gene encoding protein turtle homolog A isoform X4, producing the protein MIWCLRLTILSLIISQGADAPPQFQETPPLVLEVKELEAVTLRCVARGSPQPYVTWKFRGRDLGKGQDQVQVQNGTLWIRRVERGSAGDYTCQASSTEGSVTHVTQLLVLGPPVIVVPPNNSTVNVSQDVSLACRAEAYPANLTYSWFQNGINVFHISRLQSRVRILVDGSLWLQATQPDDAGHYTCVPSNGFLQSPSASAYLTVLYPAQVTVMPPETPLPIGMRGVIRCPVRADPPLLFVTWTKDGQALQLDKFPGWSLGPEGSLVIALGNEDAVGEYSCTPYNSLGTAGPSPVTQVLLKAPPAFIDQPKEEYFQEVGRELLIPCSARGDPPPIVSWAKVGRGLQGQAQVDSNNSLVLRPLTKEAHGRWECSASNAVAHVTTSTNVYVLGTSPHVVTHVSVVPLPKGANVSWEPGFDGGYLQRFSVWYTPLAKRPDRAHHDWVSLAVPMGATHLLVPGLQAHTQYQFSVLAQNKLGSGPFSEIVLSIPEGIPTTMAAPGLPPTEIPPPLSPPRGLVAVRTPRGVLLHWDPPELIPKRLDGYILEGRQGSRGWEILDQGVAGTEIQLLVPGLIKDVLYEFRLVAFADSYVSDPSNVANISTSGLEVYPSRTQLPGLLPQPVLAGVVGGVCFLGVAVLVSILAACLMNRRRAARRHRKRLRQDPPLIFSPRGKSGPHSVPGSGSPDSVTKFKLQGSPVPSLRQSLLWGEPARPPSPHPDSPLGRGPLPLEPICRGPDGRFVMGPTAAPPQEKLCLERSEPRTSAKRLAQSFDCSSSSPSGVPQPLCITDISPVGQPLAALPSPPPGPGPLLQYLSLPFFREMNVDGDWPPLEEPTPAPPPDFMDGQPCPTSSFLPPPDSPPAKLRTALPGTLMGVGVSSEPPYTALTDWTLRERVLPGLLSAAPRGSLTSQSSGRGSASFLRPPSTAPSAGGSYLSPAPGDTSSWASGPERWPRREHVLTVSKRRNTSVDENYEWDSEFPGDMELLETWHPGLASSRPHPELELELGVKTPEESCLLNTTHAPGPEARCAALREEFLAFRRRRDATRARLPAYQQSISYPEQATLL; encoded by the exons CGCCCCCTCAGTTCCAGGAGACGCCTCCCTTAGTACTGGAAGTGAAGGAACTGGAGGCTGTTACCTTGCGCTGTGTGGCCCGTGGCAGCCCTCAGCCTTATGTGACTTGGAAATTCCGAGGACGAGACCTTGGCAAGGGCCAGGATCAGGTGCAA GTGCAGAATGGAACACTGTGGATCCGGCGGGTGGAGCGAGGCAGCGCCGGAGACTACACCTGCCAAGCCTCCAGCACCGAGGGCAGCGTTACCCACGTCACCCAGCTGCTGGTGCTAG GCCCCCCCGTCATTGTGGTGCCCCCCAACAACAGTACAGTCAATGTCTCTCAGGATGTTTCCTTGGCCTGCCGGGCTGAGGCATACCCTGCCAACCTTACCTACAGCTGGTTCCAGAATGGCATCAATGTCTTCCACATTAG CCGCTTACAGTCTCGGGTGCGGATCCTGGTAGATGGAAGCCTGTGGCTACAGGCCACTCAGCCTGATGACGCTGGCCACTATACCTGTGTGCCCAGCAACGGCTTTCTCCAATCACCTTCAGCTTCTGCCTATCTCACTGTGCTCT ACCCAGCCCAGGTGACAGTCATGCCTCCTGAGACACCCCTCCCCATTGGCATGCGTGGGGTGATCCGGTGTCCCGTTCGTGCTGATCCTCCGCTACTGTTTGTCACCTGGACCAAAGACGGACAGGCCTTGCAGCTGGACAAG TTCCCTGGCTGGTCCCTGGGCCCAGAAGGCTCCCTCGTCATTGCCCTGGGAAATGAAGATGCTGTGGGAGAATACTCTTGCACCCCCTACAACAGTCTTGGTACGGCTGGACCCTCCCCTGTGACCCAGGTGCTGCTCAAG GCTCCCCCGGCTTTTATAGACCAGCCTAAGGAAGAATATTTCCAAGAAGTAGGGCGGGAGCTACTCATTCCGTGCTCCGCCCGGGGAGACCCTCCTCCTATTGTCTCTTGGGCCAAG GTGGGAAGGGGGCTGCAGGGCCAGGCCCAGGTGGACAGCAACAACAGCCTCGTCCTTCGACCCCTGACCAAGGAGGCCCACGGACGATGGGAATGCAGCGCCAGCAATGCTGTAGCCCATGTGACTACTTCTACCAATGTATATGTGCTAG GCACCAGCCCCCATGTCGTCACCCATGTGTCTGTGGTGCCTTTGCCCAAGGGTGCCAATGTCTCTTGGGAGCCTGGCTTTGATGGTGGCTATCTGCAGAGATTCAGTGTCTGGTATACCCCGCT AGCCAAGCGTCCTGACCGAGCCCACCATGACTGGGTATCTCTGGCTGTGCCTATGGGGGCTACGCACCTCTTAGTGCCCGGGCTACAGGCTCACACACAGTATCAGTTCAGTGTCCTTGCTCAGAACAAACTGGGCAGTGGGCCTTTCAGTGAGATTGTCCTGTCTATACCAGAAG GGATTCCTACCACGATGGCTGCCCCCGGGCTTCCTCCAACAGAGATACCACCTCCCCTGTCCCCTCCTAGAGGTTTGGTGGCAGTGAGGACACCCCGGGGGGTACTTCTGCATTGGGATCCCCCAGAACTCATCCCTAAGAGACTGGATGGCTACATCCTAGAGGGACGGCAAGGCTCCCGGGGTTGGGAGATCCTGGACCAAGGTGTGGCGGGCACGGAAATCCAGCTGCTGGTGCCTGGTCTCATCAAG GACGTACTCTATGAATTTCGCCTCGTGGCCTTTGCTGATAGCTACGTCAGTGATCCCAGCAACGTAGCCAACATCTCCACTTCCG GCCTGGAGGTATACCCCTCCCGCACACAGCTACCAGGTCTCTTGCCCCAGCCTGTATTGGCTGGCGTTGTGGGTGGAGTCTGCTTCTTGGGCGTGGCAGTCCTTGTGAGCATCCTGGCCGCCTGCCTGATGAATCGGCGCAGGGCTGCCCGACGCCACAGAAAACGTCTGCGCCAGG ATCCACCTCTGATCTTTTCTCCACGTGGGAAGTCAGGCCCACA CTCTGTTCCTGGCTCTGGCAGCCCTGACAGCGTGACCAAGTTCAAGCTCCAAGGCTCCCCAGTCCCCAGCCTACGCCAGAGTCTGCTCTGGGGGGAGCCTGCCCGACCGCCTAGCCCTCACCCGGATTCTCCACTTGGCCGGGGACCTTTACCATTAGAGCCCATTTGCAGGGGCCCAGATGGGCGCTTTGTGATGGGACCCACTGCGGCCCCCCCACAAGAAAAGTTATGTCTGGAGCGCTCAGAACCTCGGACCTCAGCTAAACGCTTGGCCCAGTCCTTTGACTGTAGCAGTAGCAGCCCCAGTGGGGTCCCACAGCCCCTCTGCATTACAGACATCAGCCCCGTGGGGCAGCCTCTTGCAGCCCTGCCTAGCCCCCCACCAGGTCCGGGACCCCTGCTCCAATACCTGAGCCTACCCTTCTTCCGAGAGATGAATGTGGATGGGGACTGGCCACCTCTTGAGGAGCCCACACCTGCCCCGCCTCCAGATTTCATGGATGGTCAGCCCTGCCCCACTTCATCTTTCCTTCCACCACCTGACTCACCTCCAGCAAAACTCAGGACAGCGCTTCCTGGGACACTGATGGGGGTCGGGGTCTCCTCAGAACCCCCTTACACAGCTTTGACTGACTGGACGCTGAGGGAGCGGGTATTGCCAGGCCTTCTCTCTGCTGCCCCTCGTGGCAGCCTCACTAGCCAGAGCAGTGGGAGGGGCAGTGCTTCCTTCCTGCGCCCTCCCTCCACAGCCCCTTCGGCAGGGGGAAGCTACCTCagtccagctccaggagacaCAAGCAGCTGGGCCAGTGGCCCTGAAAGGTGGCCCCGAAGGGAGCATGTGTTGACAGTCAGCAAAAG GAGGAACACCTCTGTGGATGAGAACTATGAATGGGACTCGGAATTTCCGGGGGACATGGAGCTGCTGGAGACCTGGCACCCGGGCTTGGCCAGTTCTCGGCCCCATCCTGAACTTGAGCTAGAGTTAG GTGTCAAGACTCCAGAGGAGAGCTGTCTCCTGAATACAACCCACGCTCCTGGCCCCGAGGCCCGCTGTGCTGCCCTTCGGGAAGAATTCCTAGCTTTCCGCCGACGCAGGGATGCTACCAGGGCCCGTCTTCCAGCCTATCAGCAGTCCATCTCTTACCCTGAACAGGCTACTTTGCTATGA